Part of the Pseudodesulfovibrio mercurii genome is shown below.
TCTTCCCGGAGGCGGCCCTGCGGACCACCTTCATCGTCGGCTATCCCGGCGAGACCGAGGCCCACTTCCGGACCCTCATGGACTTTGTGCGGGAAACCCGCTTCCACCACCTCGGCGTCTTCCCCTACTGGGCCGAGGAGGGCACCCCGGCGGCGGCCATGGACGGCCAGGTGCCGGACGAGGTCAAGCTGGACCGCCGCGACCGGCTCATGGCCCTCCAGGCCGAGATCAGCGCCGAGATTCTGGAAGGATACGTGGGCGCGACCCTGCCCGTGGTCATCGAACGGGAGTCGGACGAGTGGCCCGGCCTGTACGTGGGCCGCGCCTGGTTCCAGGCCCCGGAGGTGGACGGGGTGACCTATGTGGGCGCGCCACCCGAGACCGCGCTCAGGCCGGGGGACATCCTGGACGTGGAGATCGAGAAGGCCGACACCTACGACCTCTCGGGGCTGGTCTAGGCCGCCCGCTCACGAGGTCAGGTCGGCCCGGGCCAGGACCTCGATCAGCCGCCGGAGCATGTCCATGTCAAAGGCGCTGCGCATGGCCTTGATCCGCGCCAGGGCCTCGAACGGGGTCAGGCGGCGGCCGTTGCGGGGCCGCGTCAGATTGTCGTATTCATTGCACAAAATCAGCACCTTGACGTAGGACGGGAGCATCGGGCCCGTGGACCCCGAGGGGTAGCCCAGGCCGTCCTCGCGCTCGTGGTGGAAGAGGATGCACTGCAGGGTCTCCTGGGGCAGGGGCAGGGCCGAGCACACGCCCACGCCCAGGGCCGGGTGGGACTTGACCAGGTCCTTGTCCGCGCGGCTCAGGGTGTCGAACTTCCGGGTGAAGAGGTCGGGCGGCAGCTCCAGCTTGCCGATGTCGTGGAGGATGGCCCCCATGCCCACGGCCACGAGCAGGTCCGAGTCCTCCTTCATGAACGAGCACAGGGTGGTCACGGTCAGGACCATGACCCCCACGCCGTGGTGGAAGGTCTCCTCGCCGTCGCGGATGAACCGGGCCAGCTCCTTGAGGGCGTCGTCGCGCGACAGGAACCTCAGCGAGTCGGCGATGAGCTTGCGGATGCGCTGGAAACGGCGCTTGTCCACGGGCGCGGGCAGGGAACGGTCAAAGGCCTCGCGGGCCAGGGACGTGGTCGCGTCGCTCCAGACCCTGGCGCGCTCGGTTACGGGAATGGCCTCGTCGTCCAGTATTTCCAGGATGTTGTCCTGCACGTAGCGGGTGAACTGGTCGTAGTCCGCAGCCCGCACGTAGAGGTGGTCCACCCCGAGCAGGGTCAGCCGCTGCTTGTGCTCCTCGGTGAACAGTTCGCCCTTTTCCGCATACAGGACCAGCCGGTCCCCCTGCTTCAGGTACAGGGAAAAGCCGCCCACGCGGGAGGGGATGACCATGAAGGGCGAGACCTTGACCATGCCCCGGCCGTCGCCTTTTCCGTCGTGCTTGCCGTTATGTGCGCCGTTGCCGGCGGAAGGGATGTTGCCCATGCGTTCTCCTTGCCGAAGGCCGGGGGTCTCGAACGGGGCGCGGGGTGTCTTCTCGGTGGGAGCGTAGGCAACCCGGCTGCCTGCGTGAGGCCCGTGGCTTTCCGTCCCCGCCTCGCGGCGGGTTTGGCAGTTTCTCTATTACCGCCTATACGCCCTGCGGGCGGAGCTGTAAAGGACCAGCCGGGAACACTTCGGCCCGTGACGGACTCTCCGGCGGGCCGCCCCGCCGGGGTGCGTCCCGACCCCGATTCGTCACCTCTCTCCGCTTGCCTTGCTCTCGGGAATGGTTACTCTCTGGCGATGCACACCACCGACTCCAAATCCATTCATATAGAAGGCGCCCGGCACCACAACCTCAAGGACCTGACCCTGGACATCCCCCGCGAAAAGCTGGTGGTCATCTGCGGTCCGTCCGGCTCGGGCAAGTCCACGCTCGCCTTCGACATCGTCTATGCCGAGGGTCAGCGCCGCTACGTCGAATCCCTGTCCGCCTACGCCCGCCAGTTCCTGCCCCAGATGGACAAGCCGGACGTGGACAAGGTCGAGGGGCTGTCCCCGGCCATCTCCCTGGAGCAGCAGACCGCCACCCGCAACCCGCGCTCCACCGTGGGCACCGTGACCGAGGTCTACGACTTCCTGCGCGTCTTCTTCGCGCGGCTGGGCAAGTTCTACTGCCCGTCCTGCGGCAAGCCCATCGCTGCCCAGACCACGGACGAGATCGTCGAGACCATCCTGGCCATGGAGGAGGGCACCAAGTTCCTGCTCCTGGCCCCGCTGGTCGAGCACCAGAAGGGCACGCACAAGGACCTCTTCGCCAAGCTCAAGAAGGACGGCTTCGTGCGCGTGCGCGTGGGCGGCGAGCTCTACGGCCTGGACGAGGTCCCGGAGCTGGAGAAGAACAAGAAGCACACCATCGACCTGGTGGTGGACCGGCTGGTCCTCAAGGACGGCATCCGCAAGCGGCTGGCCGACTCCGTGGAGCTGGCCCTGGAAAAGGGCGACGAGCGCATGATCGTGTCCGTGGTCGGCGGCGAAAACGCGGGCGACACCTTCATGTCCACCCTGTCCACCTGCCCGTCGTGCAAGATCTCCATGCCGCGCCTGACCCCGCAGCTCTTCTCCTTCAACTCGCCCCAGGGGGCCTGCCCGACCTGCAACGGCATCGGGGCCGTGGAGTATTTCGAGCCCGACCTGATCGCGCCCAACAAGGGCTTGTCCCTCAACGAGGGCGGCGTGATCCCCTGGAGCAACGCCACCCGCCAGCGCCAGTACGGGCCGCAGCTCAAGAAGCTCGGGGCGCGCCACGGCTTCACCCTGGACACGCCGCTGGACCAGTTTTCTGACGAGGCCTGGGGGGCGCTCTTCTACGGGGACCGCGAGACCGGCTGGTCCGGCGTGGTCTCCATCCTGGAATACGGCCGCGAACAGGCGGGCGTGTGGGACCACTGGACCGCCCGGTTCCAGCAGTCGCGTCCCTGCCCGACCTGCCACGGCGCGCGCCTCAAGCCCGAGGCCCTGGCCGTGCGCGTGGCCGACAAGAACATGGTCGAGTTCACCTCCATGTCCATCCAGCGCGCCCTGGAGTGGCTCCAGGACCTGAAATTCTCCGGCCACGACACGCTCATCTCCGAGCCGCTCCTCAAGGAGCTGGTCCACCGCCTCGGGTTCATGGTCAACGTGGGGCTGGACTACCTGTCGCTCGGCCGGAACATGGCCACCCTCTCGGGCGGCGAGGCCCAGCGCATCCGGTTGGCCTCCCAGCTGGGCTCCGGCCTGGTGGGCGTGACCTACGTGCTCGACGAGCCGTCCATCGGCTTGCACCCGCGCGACAACCAGCGGCTCCTGGACACCCTGCGCTCCCTGCAACGGCGCGGCAACACCGTGCTCGTGGTCGAGCACGACGAGCCGACCATCCGCGAGGCGGACCACGTCATCGAGATCGGCCCCAACTCGGGCTGGCTCGGCGGCGAGATCGTCTTCCAGGGGCCGGTGGACGAGCTGCTCAAGGCGGACTCCCTGACCGGCAAATACCTGCGCGGCGACCTGTTCATCGCCCCGCCCGAGAAACGCCGCAAGCCCAAGGGACAGATCACCCTGAAGAAGGTCCAGACCAACAACCTCAAGGACCTGGACGTGGACTTCCCCCTCGGGGTCATGACCTGCGTGACCGGCGTGTCCGGCTCGGGCAAGTCCTCCCTGGTCATGGACTCCCTGTACAAGCATCTGCTCCTGCACCAGGGCCAGAAGGCCAACGATCCCGGCAAGATCGGCGGCATCCAGGGGGTCGACAAGATCGAGAAGGTCATCTCCATCGACCAGTCTCCCATCGGCCGCACCCCGCGCTCCAACCCGGCCACCTACACCAAAATATTCGACGAGATCCGCAAGATCTTCGCCGGGGCCAAGGAGTCGCGCAAGCGCGGCTACCAGCCGGGCCGGTTCTCCTTCAACGTCAAGGGCGGCCGCTGCGAGGCGTGCAAGGGCGACGGCCAGATTCGGGTGGAGATGCACTTCCTGCCCGACGTCTACGTGACCTGCGAGGCGTGCAAGGGCAAGCGCTACAACGCCCAAACCCTGGAGGTCGAGTACAAGGGCAAGAACATCTCCGAGGTCCTGGACATGACCGTGCGCCAGGCCCGCGAGTTCTTCGCCAACCACCCGGCGCTCATGCGCAAGCTCGACGTGCTGGCAGATGTGGGCCTGGAATACCTGCGGCTGGGCCAGCCCGCCACCACCCTGTCCGGCGGCGAGGCCCAGCGCATCAAGATATCCCGCGAGCTGGGCAAACGCTCCCTGCCCGGTGCGCTCTACATCTTGGACGAGCCGACCACCGGCCTGCACATGCACGAGGTGGGCAAGCTCATCCGCGTGCTGCACCAACTGGTGGACAAGAACGCCACGGTCATCGTCATCGAGCACAACACGGACGTGATCATGGCCTCGGACCACGTCATCGATCTCGGCCCCGGCGGCGGCGAACACGGCGGTGAAATCGTGGCCTCGGGCACCCCCGAGGAGATCATCGAGAATCCCGAGAGCGTGACCGGGAAGTTTCTGTTGTAATTGCTGAAGGCTCTTTTGAAGAGGGGGCGCTTTGCGCCCCTTTTTTTATGACAGATCGCCCTGCGGCGGCCTGGGGAGCGAGTAGCTCCTTGGAGTGGGCCGCGCATCCGCGTCGGGGCTTTGGGTTGTCATCCCTACATTGTATTTCGCCTTTACGGCGACTTCCTTTTTTGCTGGCGCAGAAAAAAGGAAGCAAAAACTGCGCTGCGGTGCTGCCGCGCGTCGACGGACCCAAGAGCCCGTAGGCGGCTTTCGCTGGTTGTGAGCGAATGTCTGCCGCGCAGACGCGCTCAAACCCGCGCTTTCGCCGCCGAACACGGGCTCTAGGGTCCGTCGCCGATTACCGCTCTTCGGCTGCGAGGAGTGGGCCGGTGCGGATGGCCGGGTACGAAGAGGATGGAGGTCGAGAAGTTGTCCGCGCTTGCGCGGCGAGGGTGTTGTGGATCGACTGGCAGCGGCTCAAAAAAGACAAGATTTGAATTTTGGTGGATCGCGTCGTGGGAGGCCCAGAAAAGTTCCCCGTTCCCTTCCCTTTCACGGCTCTTCCGACGCAAATTTCCGCTCTCAACCCCACCCCGCGCCTCCTGGAGCGACTCGGGTGCCCCCGGCACCCGACAGCGGCTCTCTGTTCCGCACTCCGGCACACCCCCCGCGGCCCGCCGCCCCTCTTCCCTGCGCCATCCGAGCCCTGGAGGGGGCGCGTAGAAGCCGACCGCGAAGGGGTGGCGGCTCCTGTTCCACCGAAGCGCGGTCTCTCCCAAAAGGGGCCATCCCGCACCGGGAATGGGTCTATACTTTTGATCAGATGGAGCCGCCCCGAGCGGATCGGATTCTTGCGACCCCTCCCTGGGCGGCCGTGCTACCCCCCCAAGGCCCTTTTTTTCGTCTATTTTTTTGGGCCAGCAAAAAAATGGACCCCGCCGGGAGGGCAGGGAAGCTGAGGCGGTGCAACCGCCTCACTGGCTCTCGGAGGGAGGAGCGCAGCTCCCCCCGGCTCTCCGCGCCGCAGGCGCGCTCTTCAACGCAGCGCCCCGGACGCGCTCTTCATCAAAAGCAAGGCACACAGGCGCGCCCCAAAAAACGAATTTGCCTTTTCATCTGGTGGAGGCTAGACAGCCTCCATGGCATCCCCATCGCGTCGAAGACCCCGCAAAAGGGTCTGCCCCCCACCCCCGCAATGGTCCGCGCGGACCTACATCCGCATCGACCCGAGCGACATCGGCCTCTTCCGCTTCCTCATGGAGGGTTACGACAACCTCGGCGTGTTCACCGTGGTCAACAAATTCAAGGGGATTCTCCTGCTCCGCTACAGCCCGCACCTCAAACGCGAGATGCAGACCTTCCTCAAGGCCGCGTCCACCGAAATGAAGGTGGACATCCTGCCCGCCCCGCTCAAGGAATCCTGATTCCGAACGAACGTCATTCCTTGCCTCCCCGGCCCGTAAAAGGATTGGGAGAGTGGGTCGGCCGCGCTACTTCAGCCCTATTATTCCGCGTTGACCTATTGTTTTGATGAAGGCGGTCACCGCCAGTTCCGCCTCGCGGGGCTGGACCTGGTAGGCCTCGGTGAAGGCGCGGGCGATGTCGCGCACGGAGCGCTCGCCGTCGATGTGACGCCAGACAAAGGCGCCCATCTCGTCCAGCTCCACGGTCTTGGTCATGGGCCTGCCGTCCCACAGACCGACCTTGTCGGCCAACCGGCCGAACCATGGCTTGACCGCCAGGGGATAGGCCAGGCGGACCGGGCCGTCGGGCAGCTCAAGGACCTCCACGGCCTCGTTGCGCACCGGGACCATGTTCAGGGCCTCGGCGCGGGATATGGCCGGTTCAGGCCGCTTCTTCCGGAACAAGAACGAAACTCCCGCAGATGTCGTTGAAGGCGGACGGGTCCATGGGCGCGGTGCCCGTGGCCGTGACCGCCAGGAGGGCGTTGCCCTGGTCCGTGGTCCAGGCCCGGCCGCAGGTGCGAACCACCCGGCGCAGGGCCCGGCGCAGCAGGGAGGTTTTGACCTCGCCGCGCCAGACCAGGGAGCCCGGCCCGTTGTCCACCGGGACCCGGGCGGGCGGCCCGTGGGCCAGCCGCTCGCGGCACCAGTCCTCCAGGGTCGCGCCCCTGAGCAGGGCCGAGGCCGGAGCGAAGCGCTCGAAATCCAGGTGCGTGCCCGGCCCCTTGCCCACGGGCGCGCGCTCGGGCCGTTTGCCCGAGGCGGGCCGCCACCAGGCCACCCGGTAGTGGCCGGGCCGGAAGGAAAAGGTGTCCAGCAGGAAGTCGGCGGGCACGCGCCCGGCCAGGCCGAACAGGGCCCAGGGCACGGTCTTGCCCGCCGTGTGGTCGCGCAGGGTGGCCAGGACCCCGGCGGCGACGGGCTCGTCGGCCTGGCTGCGGATGAAGAACTGGACCAGACAGGCCAGCCCGGTGCCGGGATGGTGCAGGGCCGCGCCCAGCCCCCGGCGGTCGTCCGCCCGCCACAGGAAGCTGCGGGCGCGCAGGCCGGACTCGGCCAGCCGGGCCACGGCGTCGGCCCAGGCGGCCGGGGTCTCGGCGTCGTCCACGCTCCGGACCACGGCCCCCTTGTTGCCCTTGGTCAACCGCTTGATATGCTTGTCGAAAGAGAAGGCACCGCGCACGCGGTTCCACTTCAGTTCGCAGACCGGGCCGAGTGTGTCGGCCAGCAGGAGCCCGTCACGCTCGACGGCCGTGGGCTCCCAGCCGGGAGGCGCGGCCAGACCGATACCGTTCCAGGCGATGGCGGGCATGGCTAGTGCGGCACGTAGGCGTCCAGGGAGCGGACCTTGCTCATGCCCATCTTTTCCATGGGCTCCTCGTGCTCCGTCTTGAAGCAGGCGTACTCCTCGTCCATGTCCGTCTCCTGGGTCATCTTGATGGACACGCCGGGCCGCATCTCCTTGTCGCGGCTCCACATGAGCACCAATGAAACGCGCTGGCCCTTGCCGTTGGTGAAGAGCCACTCCCAGGCGATGACGTTCTTGAAGGCGTCGCCCAGGTACTTGTCCGGCTTGCCGAAGACGGCCTCGTAGCGGTCGTTGAGCCGGCTGAAGAAGTCCTGGCCGCGCTCATAAAACTTGAGCTTGATGCGCACCAGCCGCCCTTCGCTCTTGCAGTTGCCGAAGGCCAGGCTGCCGCCGCGCACGCCGGGCAGGGCACCCGGCTTGAGCAGGACTTCGGACAGGAACGGCGCGTCGGACACGGGGATGGCCCGTTCCATATGACAGTAATCCTCGTAGCGCTCCACCGACTCGCCCAGGGTGAACCCGGCGAGGGTGGTGGGGAAGCCCTCGCCCGCCAGGGCGGGTGTCGCGCACAGGGCCGTCAGGGTCACGATCAGGAGCAGTATTCTTCGCATGGGTACTTCACTTTGCTTGCTTTAAGACTTGTCCGCACGGTGGACACCACCTATGGTTAAACGACATCATGCCGCTTGGCAAAGGAATAGGCAACCACGAGGGAAGGATGGATGCGAGCTGAACCGGCCATGCCCGCATGGCGACCCGCTCTCTACTACGCACTGACCGTGGCCGGCGGCGCGGTCTACGGCGGCAAGGTCTGCGCCTACATGGCCCACCTGCCGACCTGGAAGCTCGGGCTGGTCATCCTCGGTCCCTTGGCCGTGGCCTGGCTGGTGCGCGGCAGCATCGAGCGCCGGGTGGTGGAGCGGGCCCGGCCCCTGCGCCGCGCCCTGCGCCAGTTCCAGATGGAGATGTCCCTGTTCCTGGCCGCCGGACTGGCCTCGGCGGCCATCCTGACCCTGGTCTACCACTACCCCTTCGTTCAGAGCGGGCTGATGCTGATCGTGGGCATGTTCGCCGCGGGCCTGTTCGCCGGGCTGGACCTGGCCCTGGCCCGAGAGCGCCAGCTCATCCGCCGGGCGCTCGCGGGCGACGCCCTCTACACCCCGCCCGACCGGCCCAGCACCATGACCCGCAAGTTCACGGTCTTCGCCATCCTCATCCTGGTCCTGTCCACGGCCGTCATCCTCCTGGTTCTGGTCCGCAACATGGGCTGGCTGGCCACCCAGGCCCTGAACCTCGACACCCTGGACATGGTCGGCCGCTCGATCCTGACGGAGGTCCTCATCGTCATGGGCTTCCTCATCGTCATGGTCGCCAACCTGGTCATCTCCTACTCCCGGAACATGCGCATGATCTTCGAGAACCAGACCAGGGTCCTGGAAAACGTCAGCCGGGGCGACCTGTCGCACCGCGTGCCCGTGCCCACCTCCGACGAGATGGGGGTCATCGCCGCGCACACCAACACCATGATCATGCGCCTGCGCGAAGGCATGCGCATGCGCGAGGGGCTCAGGATCGCCCAGGAGGTCCAACAGCACTTCCTGCCCAGGAAGCCCCCGCACATGCCGGGCCTGGACATCGC
Proteins encoded:
- a CDS encoding PP2C family protein-serine/threonine phosphatase; this encodes MRAEPAMPAWRPALYYALTVAGGAVYGGKVCAYMAHLPTWKLGLVILGPLAVAWLVRGSIERRVVERARPLRRALRQFQMEMSLFLAAGLASAAILTLVYHYPFVQSGLMLIVGMFAAGLFAGLDLALARERQLIRRALAGDALYTPPDRPSTMTRKFTVFAILILVLSTAVILLVLVRNMGWLATQALNLDTLDMVGRSILTEVLIVMGFLIVMVANLVISYSRNMRMIFENQTRVLENVSRGDLSHRVPVPTSDEMGVIAAHTNTMIMRLREGMRMREGLRIAQEVQQHFLPRKPPHMPGLDIAGVSLFSDETGGDFYDFIECDLNHCDQLAVAVGDVSGHGIGAALLMTAGRAVIRQNAATPGPAAENIRRANLHLARDIGDTGRFMTLFFMVIDPLTKRITWINAGHPPPQVYDPAMDAFDELKGADIPLGVEPDWTYHEQVMDLPAPGRILCICTDGVCEARNRDGAMFGRERIREILRDNRDRSAREIVAALSERVLAFAGPGRREDDLTLVVIKGAPR
- a CDS encoding DUF4911 domain-containing protein; amino-acid sequence: MASPSRRRPRKRVCPPPPQWSARTYIRIDPSDIGLFRFLMEGYDNLGVFTVVNKFKGILLLRYSPHLKREMQTFLKAASTEMKVDILPAPLKES
- a CDS encoding HD-GYP domain-containing protein — its product is MGNIPSAGNGAHNGKHDGKGDGRGMVKVSPFMVIPSRVGGFSLYLKQGDRLVLYAEKGELFTEEHKQRLTLLGVDHLYVRAADYDQFTRYVQDNILEILDDEAIPVTERARVWSDATTSLAREAFDRSLPAPVDKRRFQRIRKLIADSLRFLSRDDALKELARFIRDGEETFHHGVGVMVLTVTTLCSFMKEDSDLLVAVGMGAILHDIGKLELPPDLFTRKFDTLSRADKDLVKSHPALGVGVCSALPLPQETLQCILFHHEREDGLGYPSGSTGPMLPSYVKVLILCNEYDNLTRPRNGRRLTPFEALARIKAMRSAFDMDMLRRLIEVLARADLTS
- the uvrA gene encoding excinuclease ABC subunit UvrA yields the protein MHTTDSKSIHIEGARHHNLKDLTLDIPREKLVVICGPSGSGKSTLAFDIVYAEGQRRYVESLSAYARQFLPQMDKPDVDKVEGLSPAISLEQQTATRNPRSTVGTVTEVYDFLRVFFARLGKFYCPSCGKPIAAQTTDEIVETILAMEEGTKFLLLAPLVEHQKGTHKDLFAKLKKDGFVRVRVGGELYGLDEVPELEKNKKHTIDLVVDRLVLKDGIRKRLADSVELALEKGDERMIVSVVGGENAGDTFMSTLSTCPSCKISMPRLTPQLFSFNSPQGACPTCNGIGAVEYFEPDLIAPNKGLSLNEGGVIPWSNATRQRQYGPQLKKLGARHGFTLDTPLDQFSDEAWGALFYGDRETGWSGVVSILEYGREQAGVWDHWTARFQQSRPCPTCHGARLKPEALAVRVADKNMVEFTSMSIQRALEWLQDLKFSGHDTLISEPLLKELVHRLGFMVNVGLDYLSLGRNMATLSGGEAQRIRLASQLGSGLVGVTYVLDEPSIGLHPRDNQRLLDTLRSLQRRGNTVLVVEHDEPTIREADHVIEIGPNSGWLGGEIVFQGPVDELLKADSLTGKYLRGDLFIAPPEKRRKPKGQITLKKVQTNNLKDLDVDFPLGVMTCVTGVSGSGKSSLVMDSLYKHLLLHQGQKANDPGKIGGIQGVDKIEKVISIDQSPIGRTPRSNPATYTKIFDEIRKIFAGAKESRKRGYQPGRFSFNVKGGRCEACKGDGQIRVEMHFLPDVYVTCEACKGKRYNAQTLEVEYKGKNISEVLDMTVRQAREFFANHPALMRKLDVLADVGLEYLRLGQPATTLSGGEAQRIKISRELGKRSLPGALYILDEPTTGLHMHEVGKLIRVLHQLVDKNATVIVIEHNTDVIMASDHVIDLGPGGGEHGGEIVASGTPEEIIENPESVTGKFLL
- a CDS encoding PqqD family protein, giving the protein MFRKKRPEPAISRAEALNMVPVRNEAVEVLELPDGPVRLAYPLAVKPWFGRLADKVGLWDGRPMTKTVELDEMGAFVWRHIDGERSVRDIARAFTEAYQVQPREAELAVTAFIKTIGQRGIIGLK